The Deinococcus malanensis sequence CGAGAGCCTGCCGAAGCGGCCGGACGCGCCGGGGGGAGCGAACAGCTGGCTCCAGTACCTGTGGGACAGCGCGGCAGCCGAGGGAGGCGGGAACCGGTTGGCCATCAAGGCGTTCGTGGTGGGGTACCTCACGCATGCGGCGGGCGACATGTACGGCCATACCTTCGTGAATGCTTACACCGGCGGGGAGTTCGCCCTGGGGCCGAATGCGGTGCGGCACATCGTACTGGAGGGGTACGTGGCCAAACGGACACCCCCTCCAGTGGATGCAGCGGGCCGGCCAGTGAATGAGAACAGCGTGTCGATTGATGGGGTGTCGGACTTCATGTACCGGCGGATGGTGGACGCCCGGCCCGGGTCGGTCCTGCGAGATCAGTTGCTCGCCGGGCCGGGAGCGGCCACGTCGGTGCCGCGGGTGTACTCGGATCTGCGCGCTGGCCTGCAGCGGGACGTGGATGAATATTACCGGCGCAAGGCCGACTTCGACCGCCGGTCCGCGGACAAGCTGGCTGCGGCCGCGCGGTGCAAGCCCTTGGATTTCTCGTGCAGTGCCACGCTGCTGGTCACGCAGGCCGGGGTGATTCAGGCGGAGAAAGCAGCGTACATGGCCGTGAATGCCGCGCCGATCACGTACAAGGAGTATTGGATCAAGGACATTGACGACGGACTGCGGGCCTGGCCGGGAGTGAGTCATCAGCTCGCGCGGGCCCTGGTGTACAACACCGGCGGTGTGGACACAGCGCGGGCGCAGAAGGTGGCGGAACAATACGTCTATGACCATCTGCTGTCCATGTCTGGCGCTCCGGACGCGGTGGGTGGAAGCCTCGGACTGATCAACAGCGTGCTGTCCGCGTTGTTCCCGGCCTTCATCCGCGAGGCCGTCGAGCAGATGAAACGCGACCTTCTCAACTCGCTCCTTCGGCAGGCCTTCGGGCTGACGGTCGAGGAACTCAAAGCGTATGTGACCAGCCCGGAAGTGCACTTTGACCGGGTGATGGCCACGCCTGGCGGTCAGAAAACCACCTTGCGCCAGATGAACCGAGGCGAGTTGCGCATCGCGGATGACGGGTTTGCCAATCCGTCTGCTCGTTTCGATTACCGCGTGTTTCCGGCGGGTTACAACACCGTGACCATCGGCAAACTGGTGCTGTTGCCGCCTGCGGAGATCAACCGTCTGCTCCGAGACCTGGGAGCCACGCAGGTGCTGAGTACCCCGAACGTCATGCTGGGCTTCATCCGTTCCCTTGACGGGCACAACGAATGGCTCAATAACGCTCCTTACCAGCTTGCGCCTGCGATGAACTGTGGCGCGTACGTCCGCCTGTTCATGCGGCAGACCGGCGAGGCGGTTCGCTGCGGTTCCATCATTCAAGGTGAGCCGGTGCAGAAGGTGGTGCCCCGCCCCGTGCCTCTCGTGCCCATCACTCCACCCGGGCGCTAACGGAAATGGATTCTGGCGGGCGCACCAGTGTCTCAGCACCGTGAGCAATCCCGTGAGCCAAGCCATTGTCGGCCCGTCCGTTGAAGGGCATTAACTCCAGCACGCCATCACCGTGTTGGCCGACGTCATGGCGTCCGCAACCTGGATTGCCGGACCATCAGGCTTGAGAAGTGTCGTACGATACCCATACCAGCGTTCAGCCGTCCGCCTCACCGATGGTTCTGGAGGGTCTATGACTGCCTCAGTCCCGGGTCCGTTCGTCCCCGCCCATCAGATGCTTCAGGCACTTGAGCAACGCGATCTTTCCGCCGTGGAACTGCTGGAACTTCATCTGGCTCGCATCGAACGCCTGAACCCTGCCCTCAATGCGGTCGTCACGCTGGATGTCGAGCAGGCAAGGCGCACCGCCCGTCAGGCAGACGAAGCCAGAGCACAGGGTGTCACCTTGCCACTCCTGGGGCTGCCGTTCACCGTCAAGGACGTCCTGGAAACCGCCGGATTGCGCACCACCGCGGGCTTCCTTCCCTTAAGTGACCACCTCCCGGCCATCGACGCGCCGGCCGTGGCCCGGCTCAAGGCAGCGGGTGGCGTCCTGATCGGAAAAACCAACACGCCCACCCTGGCGATGGGCGCTGAACCGGACAATCCCATCTTCGGCCGGACCAATAACCCCTGGGATGCCCGACACTCGCCAGGTGGTTCCTCCGGTGGTGAGGCGGCCGCGGTTGCCGCCGGGCTCAGTCCTCTCGGCCTGGGCAGTGATGCTGGCGGTTCCGTGCGCATTCCGGCTCACTTCTGTGGCATTTTCGCCCTGAAGCCCACCGAACACCGCATTCCCACCACGGGCCATATCCCCGAACTTCCCGGCATGCCCAGAGGCTTGCGTCATCTAGCCACCCTGGGGCCCCTGGCGCGCAGTGTGGACGATCTGGCCCTGGCCCTTTCTGTTCTGGCTGGCCCGGACGGTCGGCAGTGGGAAGTTCCTCCCGTA is a genomic window containing:
- a CDS encoding amidase produces the protein MTASVPGPFVPAHQMLQALEQRDLSAVELLELHLARIERLNPALNAVVTLDVEQARRTARQADEARAQGVTLPLLGLPFTVKDVLETAGLRTTAGFLPLSDHLPAIDAPAVARLKAAGGVLIGKTNTPTLAMGAEPDNPIFGRTNNPWDARHSPGGSSGGEAAAVAAGLSPLGLGSDAGGSVRIPAHFCGIFALKPTEHRIPTTGHIPELPGMPRGLRHLATLGPLARSVDDLALALSVLAGPDGRQWEVPPVPIEPLPDVDRRQIRLTWSEDLGLPTDEATTTAIADVAARLSKQMMVRHEGPLTWSVTEANEVGMALFNAEVPRSAQPQSGEREVTMREYISLLDRRDRLIAQLETFFADVDVLMCPVVGTPAWTHRTPGTPVVMDGEEYPYWSTALAHCMPFNLTGHPVVVVPVTLTAQGLPIGVQLVGRRWGEARLLAVARHVAEVAGPVGSPPAFS